The Pelobates fuscus isolate aPelFus1 chromosome 2, aPelFus1.pri, whole genome shotgun sequence genome has a segment encoding these proteins:
- the LOC134586442 gene encoding calpain-14-like, with amino-acid sequence MPRLTFKTKQAKTSGQILRTETFKKSLRIQNQDYQTLVEKHLKCKHLFEDDAFPADLTSIGSENLLQNLPPCVTWKRPHELVKNPQFFADNVSRFNLHQGLTQNCWMLAALSSLTLNKDILTKVVPQKQSFQKNYTGIFHFKFWRFGEWIDVVVDDRLPVDQNGKLIFVSCAKKNLFWGALLEKAYAKLCGSYEDTQIGEVSEALVDFTGGVNITITLSEASADLWNIMLRAANSGSLMGCQTHSGPEMIMENGLVAGHAYAVTGIRKVRVWL; translated from the exons ATGCCTCGATTGACTTTCAAAACCAAACAAGCCAAGACGTCCGGACAGATTTTACGCACTGAGACATTTAAGAAGTCTCTAAGGATTCAAAACCAAGACTACCAGACCCTTGTAGAGAAGCATTTGAAGTGTAAGCACTTATTTGAAGATGATGCCTTTCCAGCAGATTTAACATCCATTGGAAGTGAAAATCTTTTACAGAATCTTCCACCATGTGTCACATGGAAAAGGCCACAT GAACTGGTAAAGAATCCTCAGTTCTTTGCTGATAATGTGAGCAGGTTCAATTTACATCAAGGACTCACACAAAACTGCTGGATGTTGGCTGCCCTATCATCACTTACCTTGAACAAGGATATATTAACCAAAGTTGTGCCTCAAAAGCAGAGTTTTCAGAAAAACTACACTGGGATCTTCCATTTCAAG TTCTGGCGTTTTGGTGAATGGATTGACGTGGTAGTGGATGACCGCCTTCCTGTAGATCAAAACGGCAAGCTCATCTTTGTATCGTGTGCCAAAAAGAATTTGTTTTGGGGAGCACTCCTGGAGAAAGCCTATGCTAA GCTATGTGGCTCCTATGAAGACACGCAAATTGGTGAAGTATCTGAAGCATTAGTGGATTTTACCGGTGGAGTGAACATCACCATAACATTGTCCGAAGCCTCCGCAGATCTCTGGAATATCATGTTAAGGGCAGCAAACAGTGGGTCCTTAATGGGATGCCAGACTCACTCCGGA CCTGAAATGATAATGGAGAATGGATTAGTGGCAGGCCACGCGTATGCTGTGACTGGAATCAGAAAGGTACGGGTCTGGCTGTGA